A region of Pyxidicoccus parkwaysis DNA encodes the following proteins:
- a CDS encoding TlpA family protein disulfide reductase, producing MRPAARVRLCAALLVLALAGCGRGTRPVDAGPAFLYALALPSVGPTRHDARGLSGKVVLVSFFATWCFPCLAEMPTLEALQRDYGAKGFQVVSVGMDLEGEKVLQPFADHFALRYPVLVANDALRDGHTAFGPIRALPTTILLDKRGRAVAGWEGVEGHTDVAKAIEKLLAEP from the coding sequence ATGAGGCCGGCCGCCCGAGTGCGGCTGTGCGCGGCGCTGCTCGTGCTGGCCCTGGCCGGCTGCGGCCGGGGCACGAGGCCGGTGGACGCGGGGCCCGCCTTCCTCTACGCGCTGGCCCTGCCGTCGGTGGGCCCCACGCGGCACGACGCGCGCGGCCTGAGCGGCAAGGTGGTGCTCGTCTCCTTCTTCGCGACATGGTGCTTCCCGTGCCTCGCGGAGATGCCCACGCTGGAGGCCCTGCAGCGCGACTACGGCGCGAAGGGCTTCCAGGTGGTGTCCGTGGGCATGGACCTGGAGGGCGAGAAGGTGCTCCAGCCCTTCGCGGACCACTTCGCGCTCCGCTACCCGGTGCTGGTGGCCAACGACGCCCTGCGCGACGGCCATACGGCCTTCGGCCCCATCCGCGCGCTGCCCACCACCATCCTCCTCGACAAGCGGGGCCGTGCCGTCGCCGGCTGGGAGGGCGTGGAAGGGCACAC